One Azospirillum sp. B510 genomic window carries:
- the flhB gene encoding flagellar biosynthesis protein FlhB, with protein sequence MSEDADESSKTEDPTGKKLDEAHRQGQFAMTREAANWLMVAAMLVVLVSVLPGTMKGLVFRLNYYFENLDQFTFDRAGVGALLFRVMRDVMWALWLPILLFVVAGVMATIGQTGFHVSWQLIEPKFSKLNPLPGLMNMFKANQAVELLKSIVKLAVVGGVAYMALRPMFGGIETYIGIDLITMLSQMDGLAHRLLIWVLVVLTFIAAGDFLWQKKQFDKQMKMTKQEVKDEHKQQEGDPVVKGRIRQIRFERARKRMMAAVPDADVVVTNPTHFAVALKYDPSQMGAPLVLAKGVDQVAFKIREIAESNNVPVIENPPLARALYAACDIDEEVPSEHYRAVAEVITYVFKLKGRSLRN encoded by the coding sequence ATGTCGGAAGATGCGGACGAGTCCTCCAAAACAGAGGACCCGACAGGCAAAAAGCTCGACGAGGCCCATAGACAGGGCCAGTTCGCGATGACCCGCGAGGCCGCGAACTGGTTGATGGTCGCGGCGATGCTGGTGGTCCTGGTCTCCGTCCTGCCCGGCACCATGAAGGGGCTGGTCTTCCGCCTGAACTATTATTTCGAGAATCTCGATCAGTTCACCTTCGACCGGGCCGGCGTCGGCGCCCTGCTGTTCCGGGTCATGCGCGACGTCATGTGGGCGCTGTGGCTGCCGATCCTGCTGTTCGTGGTGGCCGGCGTGATGGCGACCATCGGGCAGACCGGCTTCCATGTCTCGTGGCAGTTGATCGAGCCGAAATTCAGCAAGCTGAACCCGCTGCCCGGCCTGATGAACATGTTCAAGGCCAACCAGGCGGTGGAGCTGCTGAAGAGCATCGTCAAGCTGGCGGTGGTCGGCGGCGTCGCCTATATGGCGCTGCGGCCGATGTTCGGCGGCATCGAAACCTATATCGGCATCGACCTCATCACCATGCTGTCGCAGATGGACGGGCTGGCCCACCGCCTGCTGATCTGGGTCCTCGTCGTCCTCACCTTCATCGCCGCCGGCGACTTCCTGTGGCAGAAGAAGCAGTTCGACAAGCAGATGAAGATGACCAAGCAGGAGGTCAAGGACGAGCACAAGCAGCAGGAAGGCGACCCCGTCGTCAAGGGCCGCATCCGCCAGATCCGCTTCGAGCGCGCGCGCAAGCGCATGATGGCGGCGGTGCCGGACGCCGACGTGGTGGTCACCAACCCGACCCATTTCGCGGTCGCGCTGAAATACGACCCCAGCCAGATGGGCGCGCCGCTGGTGCTGGCGAAGGGCGTCGATCAGGTCGCCTTCAAGATCCGCGAGATCGCCGAATCGAACAATGTTCCGGTCATAGAAAACCCACCTCTTGCCCGGGCGCTCTATGCCGCTTGCGATATCGACGAGGAAGTCCCATCCGAGCATTATCGGGCGGTCGCCGAAGTCATTACCTATGTCTTCAAGCTTAAAGGGCGGTCGTTGCGCAACTGA
- the fliR gene encoding flagellar biosynthetic protein FliR, whose protein sequence is MSVLQQLLGEQIFVWMLVFLRVGTAFSVMPTIGDAFVPTRARLLFALAVSTLVAPTIRPMLPPMPGNPFQLMVLVAGEMTVGIFLGTIARLLMGALEVAGTIISLQSGLANAQIFNPALASSGSLPGSLMGWLGLLLLFATDLHHLLIMAVVDSYATFVPGAAIPVDDMANMVGQLVSKSFMMGVQMSAPFLITGMLFALALGLLNKLAPQVQVFQLFTSVQVLLGLFMFALTLGAMMLFWLSRFESTFVEFLKPL, encoded by the coding sequence GCGGGTCGGCACCGCCTTCAGCGTGATGCCGACGATCGGCGACGCCTTCGTTCCCACCCGCGCGCGCCTGCTGTTCGCGCTGGCGGTCAGCACGCTGGTGGCGCCGACCATCCGGCCGATGCTGCCGCCGATGCCGGGCAACCCGTTCCAACTGATGGTTCTGGTCGCCGGCGAGATGACGGTGGGCATCTTCCTCGGCACCATCGCCCGGCTGCTGATGGGGGCGCTGGAGGTGGCCGGCACCATCATCAGTCTACAGAGCGGTCTGGCCAACGCGCAGATCTTCAATCCGGCGCTGGCGAGCTCCGGATCGCTTCCCGGTTCGCTGATGGGTTGGCTTGGGTTGCTTCTGCTGTTCGCGACCGATCTGCATCATCTGCTGATCATGGCGGTGGTCGACAGCTATGCCACCTTCGTTCCGGGGGCGGCCATCCCGGTCGACGACATGGCGAACATGGTCGGGCAACTGGTGTCCAAGAGCTTCATGATGGGGGTGCAGATGTCGGCGCCCTTCCTGATCACCGGCATGCTGTTCGCCCTGGCGCTGGGGCTGCTGAACAAGCTGGCGCCGCAGGTGCAGGTCTTCCAGCTTTTCACGTCCGTCCAGGTGCTGCTCGGCCTTTTCATGTTCGCGCTGACGCTGGGGGCGATGATGCTGTTCTGGCTGTCGCGTTTCGAATCGACCTTCGTCGAATTCCTGAAGCCGCTGTAG